A single region of the Marinobacter nanhaiticus D15-8W genome encodes:
- a CDS encoding TetR/AcrR family transcriptional regulator, whose product MAQSDTVDRILDAAEELFAERGFSETSLRMITSKANVNLAAVNYHFGSKNALIQAVFARFLTPFSDTLEKAFDDLERRCNGRPPSLHQTLWALTESAVRMPHRNEDGISIFMRLLGLAYTQSQGHLRKFLEEEYSEPFGRFMGLLKEATPQLSAVDRYWRIQFMLGATAFTMSSSDALREILENKLGVDTTVQEIAARLVPFLASGLQASDTVAFPQTA is encoded by the coding sequence ATGGCGCAGTCCGATACCGTTGATCGCATCCTCGATGCTGCTGAAGAGCTTTTCGCAGAGCGCGGATTTTCCGAGACCTCACTGCGCATGATCACCAGTAAGGCTAACGTTAATCTCGCCGCCGTCAATTACCATTTTGGATCAAAGAACGCACTCATTCAGGCCGTGTTCGCACGTTTTCTAACCCCATTCTCGGACACTCTGGAAAAAGCATTCGACGATCTCGAGCGTCGCTGCAACGGTCGACCGCCCTCGCTGCATCAAACGCTGTGGGCGCTCACCGAAAGTGCGGTGCGCATGCCGCACCGTAACGAGGACGGTATCTCCATTTTCATGCGTCTGTTGGGGCTGGCATACACACAGTCCCAGGGGCACCTGCGTAAATTCCTGGAAGAGGAATACAGCGAACCGTTCGGGCGTTTCATGGGGCTGCTCAAGGAGGCCACACCCCAACTGTCCGCGGTAGACCGCTATTGGCGCATCCAGTTCATGCTGGGCGCGACCGCGTTCACCATGTCCAGTAGCGACGCGCTGCGGGAGATCCTGGAGAACAAACTTGGGGTAGATACCACGGTGCAGGAAATCGCGGCGCGCCTGGTGCCTTTCCTTGCATCCGGGTTGCAGGCGTCAGATACGGTGGCTTTCCCGCAGACAGCCTGA
- a CDS encoding L,D-transpeptidase translates to MDRCPDRVFDQRCLLLTAEEIRISIPRQTLTVQMSDGSICQYPVSTASNGPGEANGSGCTPRGRHYVRARIGAGQPRGSVFVGRRPTGEIYSSQLAAEHPSRDWILTRILWLCGRESGVNRGGNVDSMRRYIYIHGTPDTEPMGVPASHGCVRMRNDDLLALFDHIRVGTPVFIE, encoded by the coding sequence ATGGACCGTTGTCCCGATCGCGTCTTTGACCAGAGGTGCCTTTTGCTAACGGCTGAAGAAATACGGATCAGTATTCCCCGGCAAACGCTAACGGTTCAGATGAGTGACGGTAGTATTTGCCAGTATCCAGTATCCACTGCCAGTAATGGCCCCGGAGAAGCCAACGGCTCTGGCTGCACGCCCCGCGGGCGCCATTACGTCCGGGCGCGAATTGGGGCGGGGCAGCCACGAGGTTCTGTTTTCGTGGGCCGGCGCCCCACCGGCGAGATCTATTCCAGCCAACTCGCTGCCGAGCACCCCTCCCGGGACTGGATCCTGACCCGGATCTTGTGGCTTTGCGGGCGGGAGTCGGGAGTCAACCGGGGTGGTAATGTCGATTCCATGCGCCGCTACATCTATATCCATGGCACGCCGGATACTGAACCGATGGGCGTGCCCGCATCCCATGGCTGCGTACGTATGCGCAACGATGATCTGCTTGCGCTCTTTGATCATATCCGGGTCGGTACGCCGGTATTTATCGAATAG